The nucleotide window TTCGGTATGTATGGCATTCTTATTCCTTGAAAATTATAAACGTTTCAAACCGTTTGAACCGTTTCAAACAGTTCAAACTTATTACGGCTTCCGTGCCTGGCTCAGTGACCGTGCTTCTCCATCTTGTCGTAACCGGCGGCGTCCATCAGGTTGGCGGCCTCGGCGGCATTGGACAGCTTGATCTTTACCATCCAACCAGCGCCGTAGGCGTCCTTATTGACCACATCCGGGGTCCCTTCCAGGGATCGGTTGACCTCGGTCACCTCGCCGGAAAGCGGGGCGTTGAGGTCGGAGACCGCCTTGACCGCTTCCACCGTGCCCAGCGGCTTGTTCTGGGAAACCTTGGCGCCGACGGCCGGCAGTTCCACGAAAACGATGTCACCCAGCTCGCCCTGGGCAAAGTCTGTGATGCCGATGGTGGCGGTGTCGCCTTCGATCCTTGCCCACTCGTGGCTGGCGGAATATTTCAGGTCCTTGGGAATGTTCATGATCTCTCCAATTTTGAATATTTTATTTTTAATGTTTTATTTCTTTATCGAGCTGTGCTTCCAGAACGGCGTCTCGGCCACCTTGGCCGGAACCATCTTGCCCCGGATCTCCACCTGGAAGGGCGTGCCCACCGCCGCGAACTCGGCCTTGATGTACCCGGTGCCGATGCCCTTGGCCACCGAGGGCGAAAATACTCCGCTGGCCACTTCGCCCACCTGGGCGCCGTCCTTGAACATCTTGTAATGTTGGCGCGGGAAGGCGTTGCCTTCGACCTCGAATCCTATTAGTTTTCGTTTTACACCTTCTGCTTTCTGCTTTAACAAGACATCTCTGCCGTTGAATTCGCCGGCCTTCTTGAGCTTGGTGATCCAGCCCAGGCCCGCCTCCAGCGGTGAGGTGGTCTG belongs to candidate division TA06 bacterium and includes:
- the gcvH gene encoding glycine cleavage system protein GcvH, which gives rise to MNIPKDLKYSASHEWARIEGDTATIGITDFAQGELGDIVFVELPAVGAKVSQNKPLGTVEAVKAVSDLNAPLSGEVTEVNRSLEGTPDVVNKDAYGAGWMVKIKLSNAAEAANLMDAAGYDKMEKHGH